The Candidatus Eisenbacteria bacterium genome contains the following window.
CGCGAAGCCCGAGGTCACGCCCTTCGGATGGCCGCGGCTGGAATCCTGATCTACGCCGTGATGTTCATCGGCCTTCGCCTGAGCTATGGGAAGCAGGAGCTGATCGTGCCCTATGGCCACGAGCCGGGGCTCGATCTCTTCATGTACAACCTGACCCGGGCGCGCACCTGGGTGCAGCTCGTTGGGACTTTCAGCATCCTGCCGTTCATGGCCCTGGCTGCCCGGAGTCGATGGCCGGCATGGCTGCGCAGCTTCTTCTGGATGCTCGTCCCCGCATGGCTCCTGGTGCACTGGTTCGGCGCCGTCATGTCCGAGACGCGGCTATTGTTGGTGCCACTGGCGCTGGCCATCCTCCCGGCCGCCCTGTTCCTGCTTCCCGGCGAAGTTCGAAGGGAACCCGCGCGCGTCTGAACTCCTCGCATGGCGTCGTATGATGCCGGCATGAGACGCCTGGATCCCCCGACGGAGAGCGCCGCCGCGGCGCCGGCGTTCACGGGGCTGGCGATCGTCGGGACCGCCGGCCACATCGACCACGGCAAGACGGCGCTCGTTCGCCGCCTCACCGGAGTCGATACCGATCGATTGCCCGAAGAGAAGGCCCGCGGCATCTCGATCGATCTGGGCTTCGCCCCGCTGGTGACGCCCGCCGGCGCCCGCGTGGGGCTGGTCGACGTGCCAGGCCACGAACGGTTCGTCAAGAACATGCTGGCCGGTGTCGGCGGCATGGACCTGGTGCTCATCGTCATCGCCGCCGATGAAGGCGTCATGCCGCAGACGCGCGAGCACCTGGCGATCGTCCAGCTCCTGGGCGTGCCGCGCGCCATCGTGGTGCTGACCAAGGCCGATCTGGTCGAGCGTGAATGGATGGAGATGGTGAAGCGCGACGTGACCGCCCTGCTCGCACCCACGCCGCTTGCGGGTGCCCCGGTCGTCGAGTTCTCGGCCGCCGACGGTCGCGGACAGGACGAGCTGCTGGCGCTGCTCGACCGCGAGCTGGCCGCGCTGCCCGGACGGCACGATGACGCTCCCGCGCGCCTGCCGGTCGATCGCGTGTTCGTCGCCGAAGGCTTCGGCACCGTGGTGACCGGCACGTTGTGGCGCGGCACGGTGCGCACCGGAGATACGCTCGAGCGGCTCCCGCGCGCCCGCGAGCTCCGGGTGCGCCGCGTGCAAGTGCACGGCGCCACGGTGGATGCCGCGCGCGCCGGACAGCGCACCGCGATCGCGCTCCACGGGATCGAGCGTCAGGACATCGCCCGCGGAGACTGGCTGGTGGCCCCTGGCTCGCTGGGTTCGTCGAGAGTGCTCGATGTGCGCTTCGAGCTGCTGCCCGATTATCCCAGGCGCTGGCCCGCCCAGTCGCGCGTGCGCTTTCACCTCGGCGCGGGGGAGCAGCTCGGCCGGCTCATCCTGCTCGAAGGCGAAGCTCTCGAACCAGGGGCCAGCGCGCTCGCTCAGCTGCGGCTCGAGAGCGAAGCAGTGCCGGCGCGAGGGGATCGCTTCGTGATTCGCAGCTACTCACCCGCTCGCACGGTGGGCGGCGGCACGGTCATCGAACCGGGGGCTCAACGGCGTCGCAGGCACGCCGCGGGGCTCGAAGCGTTGGCGGTGCGAGAGAGCGGGTCGCTCGCGGCCCGGGTGTTCCAGCGTCTCGAAGCCGAAGCCGCGCCGGTGACGACCACCGCGCTCGCTCGAGGGCTCGGA
Protein-coding sequences here:
- the selB gene encoding selenocysteine-specific translation elongation factor encodes the protein MRRLDPPTESAAAAPAFTGLAIVGTAGHIDHGKTALVRRLTGVDTDRLPEEKARGISIDLGFAPLVTPAGARVGLVDVPGHERFVKNMLAGVGGMDLVLIVIAADEGVMPQTREHLAIVQLLGVPRAIVVLTKADLVEREWMEMVKRDVTALLAPTPLAGAPVVEFSAADGRGQDELLALLDRELAALPGRHDDAPARLPVDRVFVAEGFGTVVTGTLWRGTVRTGDTLERLPRARELRVRRVQVHGATVDAARAGQRTAIALHGIERQDIARGDWLVAPGSLGSSRVLDVRFELLPDYPRRWPAQSRVRFHLGAGEQLGRLILLEGEALEPGASALAQLRLESEAVPARGDRFVIRSYSPARTVGGGTVIEPGAQRRRRHAAGLEALAVRESGSLAARVFQRLEAEAAPVTTTALARGLGEPEAAVGEALQSLLRDEDVAALDERWLGMKRWQAALDTVRHEVTEYATRYPSRFGIPKGELKSALKKVLEASLFDAAFESLVAEGRLTVRSDRVRPGDSPWTPPAAALAALEQLEAKLESMGVSVPENKEWQSSLGPQAPEIMALGLFLERLVRVSQDLTYTAKQLQKLREGLREHFKKKPILDIADFKGMTGASRKYVVPLLEHADRSGWTVRVGDQRKAGARLM